A stretch of the Acanthopagrus latus isolate v.2019 chromosome 9, fAcaLat1.1, whole genome shotgun sequence genome encodes the following:
- the adarb1b gene encoding double-stranded RNA-specific editase 1 isoform X6: protein MDVDEEENMSSSSTDVKENRNLDNVSCKDGVGVAEQLPNGSGLGSRKRPLEEGNNGHAHSKFRAKKRKKTPGPVLPKNALMQLNEIKPGLQYKLLSQTGPVHAPVFVMTVEVNGQMFEGMGPTKKKAKLNAAEKALRSFVQFPNASEAHLAMGRTLTVNTDFTSDQADFPDMLFNGFETPAAPEESFYLGSNGSSSLNSLGEYPLPTPPGSNLAQAPLPPPSAFSSPSSGKNPVMILNELRPGLKYDFVSESGESHAKNFVMSVTVDAQTFEGSGRNKKLAKARAAQAALSALFNMQLDQTPSRQPIPREGLQLHLPQVLADAVSRLVVDKFSELTDNFTSPHARRKVLAGVVMTTGTDVKEAQVICVSTGTKCINGEYMSDRGLALNDCHAEIIARRSLIRYLYTQLEFFLSNNKEDHQKSIFVHCEKGGYRLKDNVQFHLYISTSPCGDARIFSPHEAGVEDQGDRHPNRKARGQLRTKIESGEGTIPVRSSNTIQTWDGVLQGERLLTMSCSDKIARWNVVGIQGSLMSYFTEPIYFSSIILGSLYHADHLSRAMYQRIADIEDLPQQFTLNRPLLSGISNAEARQPGKAPNFSVNWTVGDLALEVINATTGKDDMGRASRLCKNALYNRWVRLHSKLSSILWIKVLRPSSYHEAKQAATEYHSAKQALIKAFHKAGLGAWVKKPIEQDQFTLSS, encoded by the exons GTTCGAGCAGCACCGATGTTAAGGAAAACCGAAACCTGGACAACGTGTCCTGCAAGGACGGGGTGGGAGTGGCTGAACAGCTCCCCAATGGAAGCGGCCTGGGCAGTCGAAAGCGTCCCCTAGAAGAGGGGAACAATGGACATGCACATTCAAAGTTCCGGGCCAAGAAGCGCAAGAAAACGCCAGGGCCAGTCCTGCCCAAGAATGCTCTGATGCAGTTGAACGAAATCAAACCGGGTCTACAGTACAAACTGCTGTCTCAGACAGGACCAGTCCATGCTCCTGTTTTTGTTATGACTGTAGAGGTCAACGGACAGATGTTTGAGGGCATGGGCCCGACTAAGAAGAAGGCAAAACTAAATGCAGCAGAGAAAGCACTGCGTTCCTTCGTCCAGTTCCCCAATGCCTCTGAGGCGCACCTGGCCATGGGTCGAACATTGACGGTGAACACAGACTTTACTTCTGATCAAGCTGACTTCCCAGATATGCTCTTCAATGGCTTTGAGACACCAGCCGCACCTGAAGAATCCTTCTATCTAGGCTCCAATGGTAGCAGCTCCTTAAACTCATTAGGGGAATACCCACTGCCCACACCACCTGGCAGCAACCTTGCCCAGGCCCCATTGCCCCCTCCATCTGCATTCAGTTCGCCCTCCAGTGGCAAAAACCCAGTCATGATCCTCAATGAGCTCAGGCCAGGCCTCAAATATGACTTTGTCTCAGAGAGCGGGGAGAGTCATGCCAAGAATTTTGTGATGTCAGTAACAGTGGATGCACAGACATTTGAAGGCTCAGGGCGCAACAAGAAGTTGGCTAAAGCCCGGGCAGCGCAGGCCGCCCTCTCAGCTCtcttcaacatgcagctagACCAGACGCCATCCCGGCAACCCATACCAAGAGAGGGATTACAGCTACACCTACCCCAG GTTCTGGCTGATGCCGTCTCTCGCCTGGTGGTGGATAAGTTCAGTGAGCTGACAGACAACTTCACCTCCCCCCATGCACGACGGAAAGTCCTCGCAGGAGTCGTCATGACAACAG GCACAGATGTGAAGGAAGCACAGGTCATTTGTGTCTCCACGGGAACCAAATGCATCAACGGTGAGTACATGAGCGACCGCGGCCTGGCGCTCAACGACTGCCACGCTGAGATAATCGCCCGACGCTCCCTCATCAGGTACCTCTACACTCAGCTGGAGTTCTTCCTCAG CAACAACAAGGAGGATCACCAGAAGTCGATATTTGTGCATTGTGAAAAGGGAGGCTACAGGTTAAAGGACAACGTTCAGTTCCACCTCTACATCAGCACCTCGCCCTGCGGAGACGCCAGGATCTTCTCCCCGCACGAGGCCGGCGTGGAAG ACCAAGGAGACAGACATCCCAACCGGAAAGCACGAGGACAGCTGAGGACGAAAATCGAGTCGGGGGAGGGCACCATCCCTGTGAGGTCCAGCAACACCATCCAGACCTGGGACGGGGTGCTGCAGGGGGAGAGGTTACTCACAATGTCCTGCAGTGACAAGATCGCAAG GTGGAATGTGGTGGGCATTCAGGGGTCTTTGATGAGCTACTTCACAGAGCCAATCTACTTCTCCAGCATCATCCTTGGCAGCCTTTACCATGCCGACCACCTCTCCAGGGCCATGTACCAGCGCATCGCAGATATCGAGGACCTGCCTCAGCAGTTCACCCTCAACAGGCCTCTGCTCAGCG GTATAAGTAATGCAGAGGCCAGGCAGCCGGGCAAGGCCCCCAACTTCAGTGTGAACTGGACAGTGGGTGACCTGGCTCTGGAGGTGATCAATGCAACCACAGGCAAGGACGACATGGGTCGAGCATCCCGTCTCTGCAAGAACGCCCTCTACAACCGCTGGGTGCGCCTACACTCCAag TTGTCGTCCATCCTGTGGATCAAGGTGCTCAGGCCCAGTTCCTACCATGAAGCCAAGCAGGCAGCCACAGAGTACCACTCTGCCAAGCAGGCGCTCATCAAGGCCTTCCACAAGGCCGGCCTGGGCGCTTGGGTCAAAAAGCCCATTGAGCAAGACCAGTTCACCCTGAGCTCCTGA